One genomic region from Zunongwangia endophytica encodes:
- a CDS encoding endonuclease/exonuclease/phosphatase family protein, with protein sequence MTKDGRKHWKKIEDRYKYTVKVPLDNLYGMHLYSKLELVDTDVHYLLQDDIPSIHGFVKLRNGEFVKIHCLHPMPPSPTESYTSTNRDAEILMLGRDITPEDRKVLVFGDLNDVAWSRTTKLFQEIAD encoded by the coding sequence GTGACAAAAGATGGGAGAAAGCACTGGAAGAAAATTGAAGACCGCTATAAATATACCGTAAAGGTGCCATTAGATAATCTTTATGGAATGCACCTATATTCAAAATTGGAATTAGTAGATACTGATGTACATTATCTGTTACAAGACGATATTCCATCGATACATGGTTTCGTAAAATTGAGGAATGGTGAATTCGTTAAAATTCATTGTCTGCATCCTATGCCTCCGAGTCCTACGGAAAGTTACACTTCAACGAACCGAGATGCTGAAATTTTAATGCTGGGAAGAGATATTACTCCGGAAGATAGAAAAGTTTTAGTATTTGGAGATTTGAATGATGTTGCCTGGTCTAGAACAACAAAATTGTTTCAGGAAATAGCGGACTAA